TCGCGCACCAACCCGAGCAAGATGAAGCCCGAGGAGGTGCCGTCCTGGATCCGCGCCGAGGACCGCGCCGCCCTGCCCGACGGGCGCGTGGACTGCACGCGTCACGTCCTGCGCGTGCTCGACTTCCTCGGTCTCGAGGCGCTCATCCCGATTGGCGGCGACGACACCCTCAGCTTTGCCTCCCGTCTGCACCAGGAAGACTTCCGGGTGGTGGCCATCCCCAAGACGATGGACAACGACGTCTTCGGGACCGACTACTGCATCGGGTTCTCGACGGCGGTGACCCGCTCGGTGGACGCGATCACGAACTTCCGCACCTCGGTCGGCTCGCACGAACGCATCGGCGTCGTGGAGCTGTTCGGCCGCAACTCGGGCGAAACCTCACTCTACGCGGCGTACCTTGCCGACGTGGACCGCGCGATCATCTCGGAAGTGCCCTTCGACATCGAGCGCCTGGTGAAGTTCCTGGTCGAGGACCGCGGACGGAACCCCTCGAACTACGCGATGCTGACGATCTCGGAAGGGGCGCAGCCCAAGGACGGCGGCGTCCTCGAGACAGGCGAAGAAGACGCCTACGGCCACCGCAAGCTTGGCGGCATCGGCTACATCGTGGCCCAGGAGATCAAGGAGCGGAGCGGGATCAACATCATGTACGAGCAGCTCGCGTACATCATGAGATCGGGCGCGGCCGATTCGCTCGACCGGATGGTCGCGGTGTCGTTCGGTTCGCTGGCGCTCGACCAGGTGGCGATGGGCCACGCCGGCCGCATGGTGTCGCTGCAGCAGGGGATCTACACGACGGTGCCGCTCGACCTCGTGATCCAGGGCAAGAAGCGCGTCGACGTAACCGCCCTGTACGACACCCACGAGTACCGGCCGCGCGTGCGCGACATGCTCGGCAAGCCCATGTTCCTGTACTAGTAGGGGCTTTAGCCCCGTTTCTGCATGGGTCTCCCGCGGCCTGCCCGGGGCGTCACCGCCGCATGTCCACGCTGATCCGCGCCGGCTCCCCGGCCCTGACCGTCGTCCGGACGGTCTTCTCCCCGAATCGCGGGTGGCTCAACACCACCAGGTGGGGGCCGATCGGCACCGTGAGCGCGCCGAGCGGGGTCTGCCCCACCGGCCGCCCGTCGATGGTGACCTCAGCCCAGGGGATCGCGTTGATGGCCACGGGCTCTTCCGGCACCTCCGCCTCGACAATCGTCGTGCGCCCGGCCGAAACCCGGACGGTGCGGCTCGCTTGGTAGCCGACCGCCTCGTTGGTGAGCTGCACCGTGTGGGTGCCGGCGTCGAGCGGGATGCGGTCCATCTCGCTCGTGCCGAGCAGTCGGCCCTCCTTCGTCACGCGAAGCTCGAAGGGGGCGCGGACCTGGATCGAACCCTCGGCGGCAGGCGCCGCCGCGGGCTCGGCTGCCGCCGGCAGCGGGACGACGAGCGACACCGTTTCCCCGGCAGCGACGCGCGCGGCATGCCGGTAGGTGCCTCCCGCGTGCTGGATCACCACCGCATGCTCGCCTGGCCCGATCGACGGAACGATCACCGGCGAGGCGCCGAGGCGTTTGCCGTCCACGGTGACGATGGCGCCGGCCGGTTCGGTGCGCACGGCCAGCGAGCCGGTGGTTGGGGCGGGCGGTTCTGCGGCCACGGGCGGCGTCGAGTCGAGCGTGTCCGCCGGGGCACCGGCGTCTCCAGGGGAAGC
This Kiritimatiellia bacterium DNA region includes the following protein-coding sequences:
- a CDS encoding 6-phosphofructokinase, whose amino-acid sequence is MTRTRRIGILTGGGDVPGLNVAIKAVAVRARNHDIEVLGLRRGWLSLVQINPDDPGSLSAWTMSLPPDRVRTFDRTGGTILHTSRTNPSKMKPEEVPSWIRAEDRAALPDGRVDCTRHVLRVLDFLGLEALIPIGGDDTLSFASRLHQEDFRVVAIPKTMDNDVFGTDYCIGFSTAVTRSVDAITNFRTSVGSHERIGVVELFGRNSGETSLYAAYLADVDRAIISEVPFDIERLVKFLVEDRGRNPSNYAMLTISEGAQPKDGGVLETGEEDAYGHRKLGGIGYIVAQEIKERSGINIMYEQLAYIMRSGAADSLDRMVAVSFGSLALDQVAMGHAGRMVSLQQGIYTTVPLDLVIQGKKRVDVTALYDTHEYRPRVRDMLGKPMFLY
- a CDS encoding PEGA domain-containing protein, which translates into the protein MPRSQPHQDLAWPPAPDDLAYLDLEQPEQPPPSTGFPGVDETVRRAPERRAGHDPSPRKPEPFILPPARPQLPLVTGAKRFAGRGALALLAVCLLAALVVAVLRLAPAGPAASPGDAGAPADTLDSTPPVAAEPPAPTTGSLAVRTEPAGAIVTVDGKRLGASPVIVPSIGPGEHAVVIQHAGGTYRHAARVAAGETVSLVVPLPAAAEPAAAPAAEGSIQVRAPFELRVTKEGRLLGTSEMDRIPLDAGTHTVQLTNEAVGYQASRTVRVSAGRTTIVEAEVPEEPVAINAIPWAEVTIDGRPVGQTPLGALTVPIGPHLVVLSHPRFGEKTVRTTVRAGEPARISVDMRR